TGTCTATTCAATCTATCTTAGCGATGTTGGTCTTATTAGCGGCATCGCTTATGCCTACTTGGGCTGCAGAGCAAGAGCCTAGCGTTGCTTGGAAAAAAATAGACCGCGGTGTCACGTTAATTGATGTGCGCACTGCTGAAGAGTTTGCTGCTGGACATATTGACGGTGCGATTAATATTCCATTTGAGATTATCGTCCCAGAGTTGGCAAAGCTCAATATCGATACAGACGCCGAAGTGGTTCTTTACTGCCGCAGCGGCAACCGTAGTGGTATTGCACAGGAATCATTAGTTAAACAAGGTTACACCAATACCTATAATGCGGGTGGTTTTGATAGCTTAATATCAGCACGATAACCTCACTAATAATCTAAAACCACACATTTGCAACTGTGGTTTTATTAATTAAATACAATAGTTTATCGTATTGGCATCCTCTTCATATCAATACGATAAACCTTACTGCTTTTGCTCCCTACATTTTTCCTGTAAAAAAATTTTTACATTTAATATTAGATAATTATTTATTAGCATAAAACGGATCCGTTTATGCACTTTCTAGTTAAGCGCTTTCATAAAGTTAACTCCATTAAAGCTCGAAAGATAACATTCTACCAACTCGAGTTGTAAGTGAATGTTAAGTCATGGTTGATGAATAAAAACTCAAATAAATCCGTTCTATAACACCAGTTACTTGACAACAAACATTAACAACTTGTTTACACCAGGCAAAAATGTGGTTACCTTTTAGACAGATAGGCAAAATAGCTTATCTGTAAAACATAATTATAAAAGACATTACGTCCCACCCTGATTAACATGGAAGATAATATGAAAAAGCATAAAAACCCAACGGTCGTGCTTAGCATGACAGCACTCGCTTTGGCTATTTCAACTCAAGTCAACGCAGCACCAACCCCGTCACAACTCTCTGCAACTAATCAACAGATTGAACAACAATCACCTTTACCTAAACGATATATCGTTAAGTTCAGAAATGATAATGCTGCTCAGACTCTTAATGGCAATGCCGCTGTGCAAAATGTGAATGTTGAAGCCGACAACAGCATGGATTACGAGCCTCGTTCTAACGAAGTATTTACCCAGTTTAGAGCTTTGAACAGCGTAAAGGCACGAGAAATGAAGCGTGTAGGTCGTAGTAATAGCTACTCAGTTAAACTCGATTCTCCCTCTCTTAAAGCATTACGTTTGCGTCAAGATGTTGAATACGTGGAAGAGGATTTACCCCGTAGACTGCTTGCGGAGACAACACCTTGGGGACAAACCTTTGTTGGTGCGACCGTGTTAAGCGACAGCCAAGCAGGTAATCGCACTATCTGTATTATTGATTCTGGTTATGACCGTAGCCACAATGATTTAAGTGGTAACAATGCAACCGGGACCAATAACTCAGGTACAGGTAACTGGTATCAACCAGGTAATAATAATGCCCATGGTACTCACGTAGCAGGTACCATTGCCGCAATAGCGAACAATGAAGGTGTGGTCGGGGTTATGCCTAACCAGAATGCCAATATTCATGTTGTAAAAGTATTTAACGAAGCCGGATGGGGCTACTCATCGTCTTTAGTCGCTGCTATTGATACCTGTGTTACTTCAGGTGGTGCAAACGTAGTCACAATGAGTTTAGGTGGCAGTGGTTCAACCACAACTGAGCGTAATGCATTAAATGCTCATTATAACAATGGGGTGCTATTAATTGCAGCGGCAGGTAATGCTGGCGACAGTAGTTATAGCTACCCAGCATCTTATGATAGCGTAATGTCTGTTGCTGCGGTTGACAGCAATCTTGATCATGCCGCTTTTTCACAGTATACAGACCAAGTTGAAATTTCAGGTCCTGGCGAGGCAATTCTATCAACGGTTACCGTTGGCGAAGGTCGTTTAGCCGATATAACTATTGGCGGTCAGTCATACTTTAACAATGGTGTAGTGCCGCACAACCGTTTAACCCCGTCAGGTACTAGCTACACTTCGGCACCAATTAACGCAAGTGCAACAGGAACCTTAGCGGAATGTACTGTAAATGGAACCAGTTTTAATTGCGGTAGCATGACCAATAAAATCTGTCTTGTTGAGCGTGTAGGCAACCAAGGCTCAAGTTACCCTGAAATAAACTCGGTTAAAGCCTGTAAAACAGCCGGTGCCAAAGGTGTCATTGTATACAGTAACACTGCACTACCAGGGTTACAAAATCCTTTCCTAGTGGACGCTAATAGTGAAATTCTGATTCCGTCGATGTCTGTTGATCGAGCTACGGGGCTTGCACTTAAAGCCAAGTTGGGTCAGTCAGCCACTGTGAGTAATCAAGGCAATCGAGATTATGAATATTACAATGGCACCTCAATGGCCACACCACATGTGTCAGGCGTAGCAACATTAGTGTGGAGTTACCACCCAGAGTGTAGCGCCAGCCAAGTGCGTGCGGCATTAAATGCCACAGCAGATGACTTAAGCGTTGCCGGTCGTGATAACCAAACTGGTTACGGGATGGTTAATGCAACAGCAGCAAAGGCTTATCTAGACGAATCATGTAATGGTCCAACCGATCCAGGTACAGGCTCTGGTGACAGCGTACTTGAAAAAGGCGTGGCAAAAACGGGCCTAGCTGGCGCTAAAAACGATGAATTATATTTCTCGTTAGACGTTCCTGCAGGCGCGACAGACTTAAGCTTCACTATGAGTGGTGGCACTGGCGATGCTGACTTATATGTGCAGTATGGCGCATCACCTACCAGCAGCAGTTACGACTGTCGTCCATGGAAAGGTGGTAATGCAGAGTCTTGCCCAATTGCGACGCCTCAATCTGGTACTTACTATGTGATGCTACAAGGTTATAGTGCATTTAGTGGTGTAAATTTAGTGGCTAACTACACCGCTGGTAGCACTGGTGGCAGCAACACAGGCGGCCCAGCGAGCTACAACAATACCGGAAATTATACGATTCCAGACAACAACACTAGTGGTATCACTAGCCCTATTACTGTTAGCCGCACTGGCAATTCAGGAACGGTATCAGTGTCTATTGGAATTATTCATACTTATATTGGTGATTTAAAAATCCAGTTAGTTAGCCCAACAGGTCAAACTGTTGTACTGCATAACAACACTGGTGGTGGAACCGATAACCTAACCCAAACTTATACGGCTAATATGGCAGGTGTAGAATCAAGTGGTGTATGGACATTAAAAGCAGTTGATAATGCGAGACAAGATACTGGATATATTGATACTTGGAGCTTAAGCTTCCAGTAATATTATTTCGTTGATTACAAAAATAGCCACATTATGTGGCTATTTTTATTTCTGATGGATTAACTTTTTAACAGTTAGCAGACTAATAATTAAAAATCTAATAGTGAGGTTGTGTTGTTTGCAACACGGCAGGCTGCTGAATATTGGCAATCACTTCAAATATAGATGCAAATGAGTTTGGTGTACTCACATCGACAGCAAGCTTTAATCGACGAGCAATATCATTAGCAGATAGCACACCACGAATAGCATGATTAGATCGGTCAACCACTAAACAATGTTGCTGTCCTGCTGATTGTAATGTCTCAATAACATCACCAATACGAGCATAACTTAAATCTTCAAAATCAATCGCTTTCAGATCTTCTTTAGGGATCATAAAATCTGCAACACTTAAATGCTCACGCTGATGACCAGCTGCAACACGTTTTAATATTTCTTGATTATGTAAAGACTCAAAGCTGATTAGGCCAATAAACTTATCTTTATCATCTATGACTAATTTAAGACGTACATGCGACTTCTGCATTAAGTGCTCGACCTTAACCGCCGACGTGCTCGATTCTATCACCATAGGCGTCACTTTCTTAAAATCAGTAAACACATTTAACGCTGAAGATAGTACTGAGATATCTTCATGGGCTTCTGGTGAAGTTAATTCATCAATTTTTTCTACTGGGTATAGGGCTAATTTCTTCACAATAACATCCTTAATCAACAACCATCGCGAAACGTGAAACATCATATTTATTAATGATTTATAATTTATTGTGATGTTCACTGCATGATTTGATTATCTGCCTGTGATTTTATTAGTACAAGACCCATTTGATTAAATTTAATTAATTTTTGATAAATTAAGGTTAAATTCACTTTACTGTGATCGTAATTATGATAGCGAAATGTGATAGCAAAATGTGATAGCAACCCAAATAACGTAAATACCACTACTTTAACGTTTCAGGCTCTATTAACACGCTATTATTTGCATCCGACAACCACACTTGCCCTTCGCTAAGACTAACTTGTAACGCCATATTTCGATTAACAAATACATCCATTTGTTTCACCGCATCTTCTGGAAAATTAATCACAGTTAAATTATCGTAGCGAGCAAACGCTTGCTGGTTCTGCTGCCACCAAATAGGCACACTTCGGCCACCATAAGTATAAAGAATAACGTGTTTTGACCGACCACAGGCTTTTCTAAGCCATTTCTCATCAGCTTGACCAAACTCAACCCAAAGATCGATTTCACCACTCAGATTTTTATCCCAAAGTTCAGCTTCATCATCAACACATAACCCTTTACTAAACACTAAAGTTTCGGATGCATTAATGGCAAATGCCAGTAAACGCACCATCATGCGCGTATCGGTTTCGGACGGATGTTGGGCTAAGGTAAACTGATGATCGGCATAATAATGACGGTCCATATCTGCAATCTGCAGCGAGACTTTAAAAACGGTAGCTTTAGCAGCCATAAAAGGTTCCAACAAGTATAAAAAAACCGAGTCTACTACAAAGTAGACTCGGCATAATAGGACATCGTACTTATCCGGTTAAATAGCGCCAGGGCGTAGATGTTTAGCCATTGGAAAATGCGCACTTAACTGGGCGACTTTTGCAACAGAAGACACTATCAACATACGAGATCCATGTTCATATTGATGAGTGATATCACTTAACAATGGCACAGCTTCTCTGCTTGCGTCTCGCCTTAATAATTCATTAATCTCACTATCAAGGGCACTATCACTGTAAACCACGTCTAATGCCTGTAATAGCGGCATTGCTGCAATAGGGAGTAAATGTGCCGGCGTATCCTCGGTTAACAAAAGAATCTCACCTTTAACACTAAAGTCTTCAAAAGACTCAAGGTAACGTTGTTCTGTTAATGCATCGAATTTATCTTGGTTAGTGGTAAAAAAACGTTCCCAAAATAAACGTCTATCTTTGCCTGCTAATAATTTATGTTGTACTTCCTCGCGCTTGCTGGCAACAAAATCAAATAAAGGCGCTAATGATGACGGTAGCATAGTTTCGAGGCGTGAACGGATGGTTCGAGCGAAAACAGGTGCGGCACCAGCTGTACTTATCGCAACCACTAACCGGCCTCTATCCACTATCGAAGGCGTAATAAATCGACAAAATTTAGGATTATCGACCACATTCACCCAAATCCCCCGCTCTGTGGCCAACTGCGCAAAATCCATATTCAATTGCTCATCGGCTGTAGCAAGGTAAATGATATCCACATTGGCAATATCATCAGCACATACTTCACGACGAGACAGCTGGATCAGCCCCTGCGTATAATAGTTTTCAATATCATTGGCAACCGTCGGCGCTATGACATGAATATGAGCATCCGTACGAGACAACAAATCGAGTTTACGTGTGGCAACTTCACCAGCACCAACCAATAAGACTTTCAAACCTTGAGTATCGACAAACAAAGGGAAATATTGCATTAATCTACTCAGTCTTCAACGATAGGGAATTGATGTTGTATCCAAGCACGGTAGCCACCAACCATTGAGGCGACTTGCGTATAACCCATAAGTTGTAAATTATAGGCAGATAATGCTGCACGCTGGCCTGCGCCACAATAAAGTAATATTGGAGTATTTTTATCCGGAAAACGATGCTCTATATCACGTTCAATAATGCCACGACTGAGGTGTTTTGCATTAGGTAAATGCCCTTGTAACCATTCGTTATCTTCTCGCACATCAATTAATTGCCATTGATCTTGTTGTTGATATTGCTCAATGGTTAACAAGCTAACATGTGGCATAACAGAATCGACCAAACTGGCGAATGCTGGAGAGGGTTGCATAGCGTTTCCTTAAGTTAGTTAAATCACTCATTTGTGACAAATTAGCACTACATACGTCATAAACCTAAAAGTAGTTTAATCATTAGAGTCTATTGGATTTTTGAAAGCAATTTTGCTGCAGTTAGTGGCAATTTACTATAACGAGGAGTTTATGATGGTGTCATTTACATAAATAAGCGCTAATTGCGCCAAAATAAGCCACATATGCAATCCTAGTGGCTCAACTAAACGGGCGCATATTTATAAACTAGGCTCTTTATTACTAAACGTAAATTGACTTAGACACTTTTCGTCTAATATTTACGTCGCGATTAAACCCCGTTTATGTTGAATAATATGTGGTCATGAAAGATGGCTTTCAACGTTAAAAAACCATCATACGGGTTTATTCGTTATGCATTTCACTTCTTTGCGAACTACATTGCCAACACAATTCAAAACTGCCTTCGTTTATTTCATGGCATTGGACACATTGCCATTGAGGCTGTTCAATATCGAGTGAATCGAGTAAGGTTTGCGCAGTGACAAGTTGATTGTCTGCTACCCATAATTCTACCGTTTGCATTTCAATCGGTAAACCGCCTACACCACCAATGAGTGCTTCACCTTTAAGATCAACTTCAATTCCACTGGTTTCCAGTAGCCCTTTCCATGTGTGAGCCTGCAGTAAATTACCACCGGCTAATAATACTTTTCGTTGTTCCATGCGTTATCCTACTGCATTGCTCTTGCTGGCAAATTTGTTTCATCCTACTGCCTCTACCAAAATCTGTCGAGTGTTGTTTATAAATTGGACATTTGTCATAGACAATGATTATGTTAACTTTATATGAACTCTTCGTATTTAATAACATCATAAGCAGGGCTCTACATGACAAAAATAGTCTTAAAAGGTGTATTTCAAATCACCGCTTGGAATGAATCGGCATATGCTGAACACGACAATAACAGCAAACAAACCATTGCCGAAATTACCCAAACGTATTCTGGTGATATCAATGGTTCAGCTCAAATTCGCTATGTAATGTCATATCAAAATGGGGAGGCTGCGGTATTTGTCGGAATGGAGCACTTAACCATAAACACGCCAGAAATATCCGGCACCATAGTGTTACAACATAATGGGGTATTTTCGCAAGGTGTTGCACAAAGCCAATTCAATGTAATAGCTGACTCGGGTACCGATAACTTGCATCAATTTATCGGCCACGGTGAGTTTACCTCAACCGAAAACGGCCAAGCAGATTACCTCATCACTTTGCATCATGACTAAAATAACCATTTCTCGTTTAGAGACTAATATCGGTACATTTAGAGTATCTGGGAAGATGATGGTAACTTCACTGATGTTTATCAGTGTTGATATACTCGGCAGTGATGGGTGGGAAGCGCTGATGATCGACCCACAAACCCAATGGCACAAAACTTTGATGGCTGCCTGTGAAGTGCATTTAGCAGAACAACAGAACATAACTAAGGCATAAAAAGAAACCCCAGCAAGCTGGGGTTTCTTTTTAGCGATTAAGATTAATAATACTTATTAAGGCATCATTGAAGGCTGATCAGCACCTTCTTTCTCAATCTCTACCGGTAACATGTGCTCACGGTTGATACCCAATTTAATGGCTAAATAACTTGCCACGTAAATCGATGAGTATGTACCAACAAAAATACCGAGTAGCAATGCAGTCGCAAAACCATGGATCATTGTGCCGCCTTTTAAAAACAGCGCAATAACGGTAATTAATGTAGTACCTGTAGTAATAACAGTACGACTCATGGTCTGAGTGATTGAGGTATTCACAATCTCTACAGGGGTGCCTTTACGCATTTTAAGGAAGTTTTCACGGATACGGTCATACACTACGATGGTATCGTTAAGTGAGTAACCTACAACTGTTAATAAACCTGCCAATACGGTCAAGTCAAACTCAAGCTGTAATACCGAAAATACCCCTAAGGTCACAATAACGTCATGGGCTAGCGCCGCTACAGAACCTGCAGCTAAACGCCATTCAAAACGAAATGATACATAGATAAGAATACAGATTAAAGCAACAATAACGGCTAAGCCACCCTGCTCCGCTAATTCCTTACCTACTTGTGGCCCAACAAACTCAACACGCTTTTGAATCACGCCTGAATCAATTGACTGCGCAGCAGTTAATACTGCTGCAACCTGGACATCACTTTTTAACTCATTTCTTACCGGTAAACGCACCAATATATCGCGGCTTGAACCAAAGTTCTGTACTACCGCACCTTCAGCTTCCGCTGTGGTCATGGTCGCACGTAAAGCATTCAAGTCAACAGGTGCTGAAAACTCCATTTCAACAACCGTACCGCCGGTAAAGTCTAAGCCCCAGTTAATGCCTTGTACGCCTAGCGATACAAAAGAAGCAATAACTAAGATCAACGACATTACACTAATAGGAAGTGCATGACGAAGGAAGTCGACTGTTTTCTTTACTGAAAATATTTGCAACATATTCAACTTCTCCCTTAGATAGACAATGACTTAACGCGCTTACCACCCCAAACCGCATTCACGATTGAGCGTGTGCCAACTATGGCTGTAAACATCGAAGTCGCGATACCTATCATTAAGGTAACAGCAAAGCCTTTAACCGCACCGGTACCGACAGCAAACAAGATTAACGCTGTCATAAAAGTGGTGATGTTAGCATCTGCAATGGTTGAAAAAGCATTACCATAACCTTCATGGATAGCTTGTTGTACGCTGCGACCGCCAAGAAGTTCTTCACGGATACGTTCAAAAATAAGTACGTTACCGTCAACCGCCATGCCCACCGTTAATACCATGCCCGCAATACCTGGCAAGGTTAATACCGCACCTGGGATCATAGACATCACACCAACAACCATAATTAAGTTTGCCATCAATGCAAGGTTGGCAATAAAACCAAATGCACGGTAGTAAACCATCATAAATACAAGAACAACAACCATGCCCCAAATCATCGCTTGAACACCGTTTTGGATGTTTTCAGCACCTAAGCTTGGGCCAATAGTTCTTTCTTCCACAATGGTCACTGGCGCGATCAACGCTCCTGCACGTAATAATAACGCTAGGCTTTGTGCTTCAGTATGCTCAAGACCGGTAATGACAAAATTACGACCTAAACGAGCCTGAATCGTCGCAACTGAAATAACCTCTTCAATACGAGTCATTTTCACTGTGCCATCAGGATTACGTGTACCACTGTCTTTATATTCGATAAACAATGTTGCCATTGGTTTACCGATATTGTCTTTGGTGACGTTAGAGAAAATCGAGCCGCCTTTCGCGTCAAGATTAATCGCTACCTGTGGACGGCTGTATTCATCAAAAGTAGGTTGTGCACCAGTGATATGATCACCCGTTAGCATCACTTCTTTTTTCAATACGGCAATCCCGCCTTCACGGCGTTGGTACACTTCTGCACCTGCTGGAACACGACCATTTGCAGCTGCACTTACGTCGGCTTTATCGTCAACCATACGAAATTCAATCGATGCCGTAGCACCTAAAATTTCTTTTGCACGAGCTGTGTCTTGTACACCAGGCAGTTCAACAATAATGCGCTCAGCGCCTTGACGTTGTACTACAGGCTCAGCAACACCCAACTCGTTAACACGGTTACGAATAGTGGTAATGTTTTGCTGTAATGCTTCTTCCTTAATTTGCTTAAGATAAGCATCACTCATGGTAGCAAGAAGCATAAACTCATTACCGCTACTCGCGTCGGTATAGGTCATGTCATTGCTGCGAGTTTTTAAATAAGTCTCAGCTTGGTCAACAGTTTCAGCATCTCGAAACTTAATCGCAATTCCTTTAGGGGTTTTACGAATACCAGCATAACGAATTTTTTCTTCACGAAGCTGGCTACGGAAATCAGCTATCTTAGCTTCTTCCATTTTACGAATAGCTTCGCCCATATCCACTTCCATTAAGAAGTGAACACCACCACGTAAATCTAAACCTAATTTCATCGGCGACCCACCAACAGCTTCAAGCCATTCAGGGGTTGCCGGAGCTAAGTTTAACGCAACGGTATATTTCTGACCAAGCTGCTCAGCGATAGCTTCTTTAGCCACCAACTGCTGCTCAGGATTTTGCACTCGGACTAATAACTGACCATTTTCAAGCTCGGCACGCTTTACGGCAATACCCTGACTATCTAATAAATCAACCACAGTCGTTTGTGTCGATGCAGTCACTTCTGCGCCGCGAGTTGCGACAATCTGCACTGCATGATCTTCACCAAACAAATTTGGTATTGCATAAAAACTACCAATGGCGATGACAAGCATCACCATGATGTTTTTCCACATTGGGTATTTATTTAACACACCATAGCCCTCTTGGCTTTATAACGACTGGATAGAACCTTTAGGCAATACCGCTGCGATGTAATCCTTTTTAATCGTGATTTGGTTGTTATCATTAATCGCTAATAACACATAATCACTTTCTTCACCGATTTTGGTCACTTTACCGAGAATGCCACCACTTGTTAACACTTCATCACCTTTTGAAATCGACGCCATTAGGTTTTTGTGCTCTTTTACACGCTTTGACTGTGGACGGAAAATCATGAAGTAAAAGATTAATCCAAACATGACTAGCATAAAAATTAACTGCATGGTTTCGCCACCGGCTACACCACTGATTGGGCTTGCATATGCATTTGAAATAAACATAGTTCTCTCTTCTTATTAGCTAAAATTAAACGATTAACTCAGGTACTTCACGACCAAAACTGGTATAGAACTCCTTAACAAAGGCGTCTAATGTACCTGTCTCAATTGCGCCGCGCAAACCTTCCATCAACATTTGGTAATAACGTAAATTATGGATGGTGTTTAAACGCGCACCTAGAATTTCATTACAACGATCTAAATGGTATAAATAAGCACGTGAATAGTTTTTACAAGTGTAACAATCACACTTAGGATCTAATGTTGCTGTGTCATCACGGTGACGTGCATTACGAATTTTAATGACACCTTCACTGGTAAATAAATGGCCATTACGGGCATTACGTGTTGGCATTACACAGTCAAACATATCCACACCACGACGAACACCTTCGACTAAATCTTCAGGTTTGCCTACGCCCATTAAATAGCGCGGCTTGTCAGCAGGAATTTGCGGACAAACATGCTCTAAAATACGGTGCATGTCTGCTTTAGGCTCGCCAACAGCTAAACCACCTACGGCATAACCATCAAAACCTATGTCTAAAAGACCCTTTACACTCTCGTCACGTAAATCTTCAAATACGCCACCTTGAATAATGCCAAACAAAGAGTTTGGGTTTTCTAAACGGTCAAACTCATCACGTGAGCGCTTAGCCCAACGCAGTGACATTTGCATCGACTTACGTGCTTCGTCATGTGTCGCTGGATACGGTGTACATTCATCAAAAATCATCACCACGTCAGATCCTAAAGAATCCTGAATTTGCATTGATTTTTCTGGGTCTAAGAAAATCTTTTCACCATTGATCGGTGAACGGAAATGCACACCTTCTTCAGTGATTTTTCGAATGTCACCTAAACTAAAAACTTGGAATCCACCCGAGTCAGTTAAAATAGGACGCTGCCAATTCATAAAGTCGTGCAAATCACCGTGTTTACGCATGATCTCTTCGCCAGGACGCAACCATAAATGGAAGGTGTTGCCCAATAAAATGTCGGCACCAGTAGCGCGCACTTCTTCAGGCGTCATACCTTTTACCGTACCGTAAGTTCCAACAGGCATAAATGCTGGTGTTTCTACAGTGCCACGATCAAAAATAAGACGTCCGCGACGTGCACGACCATCAGTTGTATCTAATTCAAATTTCATAAATCACCTTGCCAGATAAACAGTCTGACTCGTTTAGTTTCTATAGTAATGAGGGCAAATTTTAATGCTTCAAGGTTACTGACACATTAAATCAAAAAAACGCCCACTATTGTGGGCGAGTATTTTAAATCAAATTCATTGCCTACGGGGCTTTTTTCGTCACAAACATCGCATCGCCATAGCTAAAAAAGCGATATTTTTGCGTAATCGCATGTTGATAAGCCTTCATGACCGCTTCATAACCTGCAAAAGCACTCAACAGCATGATTAATGTTGATTCTGGTAAATGAAAATTAGTGACCATGGCATCAACAACTTTAAATTGAAAACCTGGGTAAATAAAGATATCAGTATCACCACTAAAGGCTTCAAGCGGACCTTCTCCACTCGCGCGTGCAGCGCTTTCTAATGAACGCACTGATGTTGTGCCGACGGCAACAACACGATGTCCAGCCGCTTTAGTAAGCGCTATTAGGTCAACAACCTCTTGTGGCACATTAGCCCATTCTGAATGCATCTTGTGCTCAAGCACATTATCTACTCGTACAGGCTGGAATGTACCGGCACCGACATGCAAAGTCACAAAGGCAATATTAACCCCTTTGGCTTTTAAATCGGCTAGCATTGCATCATCAAAGTGTAAGCCTGCTGTAGGTGCTGCTACTGCGCCTGGCGTTTGGTTGTACACTGTTTGATAACGTTCTTTATCAGCATCTTCATCTGGACGATCAATGTAAGGAGGCAGTGGCATATGGCCAACGTCTTCAAGGACTTCTAATATGGTTTTATCAGACAGTAACTCAAGCTCAAACAAAGCATCGTGACGAACCAACATTTTCATTTGGTAGCCGCCGTCTAAGTCGATAATCGTATCCACTTTAGGCGATTTTGAACTGCGAACATGGGCTAGAATACGTTTATCGTCGAGCATACGTTCAACGAGAATCTCAAGCTTACCGCCAGTCGACTTTTGACCAAATAAACGCGCAGGTATAACTCGGGTGTTATTAAACACCATCAAGTCTCCAGGATTGATCAGATTGAATAAATCAGTAAACTTTTTGTCGGCAAGCTCACCGTTTTCGCCACTTAATGTGAGTAAACGCGAAGCATTGCGTAGTGCTGTCGGATAGCGAGCAATCAGCTCATCAGGTAGGTCGAATGAAAAATCTGCAACACGCATAGTATGATCTCAACAGTAAAAACGGCCGCTAGTCTATGGCGACTGCGGGTTAAGATCAAGTTTGGTGATTATTTTGTCGGCTTTTGTTCTATCGACTCGGTGTCGATATCGTCCAGTTCAATAGTATCTGACTTGGCAGAGTCAAAGGTTTGGTCCGATTTATATGAATGTTCTTCATAACGCATGTCGATGTGTACTTTATTTCTTTTTGGTGCAGCTGGCTTACCCAATAACTTTTTAATCCAGTCTTTCATCATCCTTGATCCCTAAATTAATCCTATAACCTTTAAAAAGCAGTTACATATACGCATCACAATGATACGAAGCTCAATACTCCATGACATTTATCTATAAAACGTTATGATTAACACCACTCACTTGCCACTTTGTAACGCTTTGTTACAAACGGCTAGTATCATACTGTAAAATAATAAAATTAGAAGTACA
The nucleotide sequence above comes from Shewanella sp. Arc9-LZ. Encoded proteins:
- a CDS encoding rhodanese-like domain-containing protein — encoded protein: MLVLLAASLMPTWAAEQEPSVAWKKIDRGVTLIDVRTAEEFAAGHIDGAINIPFEIIVPELAKLNIDTDAEVVLYCRSGNRSGIAQESLVKQGYTNTYNAGGFDSLISAR
- a CDS encoding DUF3224 domain-containing protein — translated: MTKIVLKGVFQITAWNESAYAEHDNNSKQTIAEITQTYSGDINGSAQIRYVMSYQNGEAAVFVGMEHLTINTPEISGTIVLQHNGVFSQGVAQSQFNVIADSGTDNLHQFIGHGEFTSTENGQADYLITLHHD
- a CDS encoding rhodanese-like domain-containing protein, whose product is MQPSPAFASLVDSVMPHVSLLTIEQYQQQDQWQLIDVREDNEWLQGHLPNAKHLSRGIIERDIEHRFPDKNTPILLYCGAGQRAALSAYNLQLMGYTQVASMVGGYRAWIQHQFPIVED
- a CDS encoding DUF2007 domain-containing protein codes for the protein MEQRKVLLAGGNLLQAHTWKGLLETSGIEVDLKGEALIGGVGGLPIEMQTVELWVADNQLVTAQTLLDSLDIEQPQWQCVQCHEINEGSFELCWQCSSQRSEMHNE
- a CDS encoding YaeQ family protein; translation: MAAKATVFKVSLQIADMDRHYYADHQFTLAQHPSETDTRMMVRLLAFAINASETLVFSKGLCVDDEAELWDKNLSGEIDLWVEFGQADEKWLRKACGRSKHVILYTYGGRSVPIWWQQNQQAFARYDNLTVINFPEDAVKQMDVFVNRNMALQVSLSEGQVWLSDANNSVLIEPETLK
- a CDS encoding bifunctional precorrin-2 dehydrogenase/sirohydrochlorin ferrochelatase, whose protein sequence is MQYFPLFVDTQGLKVLLVGAGEVATRKLDLLSRTDAHIHVIAPTVANDIENYYTQGLIQLSRREVCADDIANVDIIYLATADEQLNMDFAQLATERGIWVNVVDNPKFCRFITPSIVDRGRLVVAISTAGAAPVFARTIRSRLETMLPSSLAPLFDFVASKREEVQHKLLAGKDRRLFWERFFTTNQDKFDALTEQRYLESFEDFSVKGEILLLTEDTPAHLLPIAAMPLLQALDVVYSDSALDSEINELLRRDASREAVPLLSDITHQYEHGSRMLIVSSVAKVAQLSAHFPMAKHLRPGAI
- a CDS encoding CBS domain-containing protein, yielding MKKLALYPVEKIDELTSPEAHEDISVLSSALNVFTDFKKVTPMVIESSTSAVKVEHLMQKSHVRLKLVIDDKDKFIGLISFESLHNQEILKRVAAGHQREHLSVADFMIPKEDLKAIDFEDLSYARIGDVIETLQSAGQQHCLVVDRSNHAIRGVLSANDIARRLKLAVDVSTPNSFASIFEVIANIQQPAVLQTTQPHY
- a CDS encoding S8 family serine peptidase, producing the protein MKKHKNPTVVLSMTALALAISTQVNAAPTPSQLSATNQQIEQQSPLPKRYIVKFRNDNAAQTLNGNAAVQNVNVEADNSMDYEPRSNEVFTQFRALNSVKAREMKRVGRSNSYSVKLDSPSLKALRLRQDVEYVEEDLPRRLLAETTPWGQTFVGATVLSDSQAGNRTICIIDSGYDRSHNDLSGNNATGTNNSGTGNWYQPGNNNAHGTHVAGTIAAIANNEGVVGVMPNQNANIHVVKVFNEAGWGYSSSLVAAIDTCVTSGGANVVTMSLGGSGSTTTERNALNAHYNNGVLLIAAAGNAGDSSYSYPASYDSVMSVAAVDSNLDHAAFSQYTDQVEISGPGEAILSTVTVGEGRLADITIGGQSYFNNGVVPHNRLTPSGTSYTSAPINASATGTLAECTVNGTSFNCGSMTNKICLVERVGNQGSSYPEINSVKACKTAGAKGVIVYSNTALPGLQNPFLVDANSEILIPSMSVDRATGLALKAKLGQSATVSNQGNRDYEYYNGTSMATPHVSGVATLVWSYHPECSASQVRAALNATADDLSVAGRDNQTGYGMVNATAAKAYLDESCNGPTDPGTGSGDSVLEKGVAKTGLAGAKNDELYFSLDVPAGATDLSFTMSGGTGDADLYVQYGASPTSSSYDCRPWKGGNAESCPIATPQSGTYYVMLQGYSAFSGVNLVANYTAGSTGGSNTGGPASYNNTGNYTIPDNNTSGITSPITVSRTGNSGTVSVSIGIIHTYIGDLKIQLVSPTGQTVVLHNNTGGGTDNLTQTYTANMAGVESSGVWTLKAVDNARQDTGYIDTWSLSFQ